A genomic segment from Streptomyces antibioticus encodes:
- a CDS encoding DUF1269 domain-containing protein, with product MSTTRSRNVVVIRFDDSDRTYRALSQLKKADADGLIDVHAAVIVERKADGSLDVADGTDHQIGEGITKDSLIGLLVGILGGPFGLLLGWGAGALIGGAIDADKASETDAVIGAFTKTVPPGRNALITDVTETRESVIDTDAAADGGTVTRRPAHEVLDEIEAAAAAAKAAQDAASAKLRAEKRAERREEFHERWGRIRHGVHL from the coding sequence ATGAGTACGACGCGATCCCGGAACGTGGTAGTCATCCGATTCGACGACAGCGACAGGACCTACCGTGCGCTGTCCCAACTGAAGAAGGCCGACGCAGACGGCCTGATCGACGTCCACGCCGCCGTCATCGTCGAGCGGAAGGCCGACGGCTCCCTCGACGTCGCGGACGGGACGGACCACCAGATCGGGGAAGGGATCACCAAAGACAGCCTGATCGGCCTGCTGGTCGGCATCCTGGGCGGCCCGTTCGGGCTGCTGCTGGGCTGGGGCGCGGGCGCGCTGATCGGCGGCGCGATCGACGCGGACAAGGCGTCCGAGACGGACGCCGTCATCGGCGCGTTCACCAAGACGGTCCCCCCGGGCAGGAACGCGCTGATCACCGACGTCACCGAGACCCGCGAGAGCGTCATCGACACCGATGCGGCAGCGGACGGCGGCACCGTGACCCGACGGCCGGCCCACGAGGTACTGGACGAGATCGAGGCCGCTGCCGCCGCGGCCAAGGCGGCCCAGGACGCCGCGTCCGCCAAACTGCGCGCGGAGAAGCGTGCGGAGCGCCGCGAAGAGTTCCACGAGCGCTGGGGACGCATCCGGCACGGCGTGCACCTGTAG
- a CDS encoding PucR family transcriptional regulator, whose amino-acid sequence MHLFSASPLAALIAYDPDEGRRLAKEVLGAVLELPREDRDALLHTLHAFVDHAGSADRAARVLHCHPNTVRYRLGRLRELTGRSLSDPRSLAELVTAADAVRLSPDNRN is encoded by the coding sequence GTGCACCTGTTCAGCGCCAGCCCGCTCGCCGCGCTGATCGCCTACGACCCCGACGAAGGGCGCCGTCTGGCCAAGGAAGTTCTGGGCGCCGTACTCGAACTGCCGCGGGAGGACCGGGACGCGCTCCTGCACACCCTGCACGCCTTCGTCGACCACGCCGGATCGGCGGACCGCGCCGCACGGGTCCTGCACTGCCACCCCAACACGGTCCGCTACCGCCTGGGCCGGCTCCGCGAACTCACGGGCCGCTCACTGAGCGACCCACGGTCCCTGGCCGAACTGGTCACGGCGGCCGACGCGGTGCGCCTCAGCCCCGACAACCGGAACTGA